A stretch of Paenibacillus sp. URB8-2 DNA encodes these proteins:
- a CDS encoding HD domain-containing phosphohydrolase yields MNIYKSFLKKQILHYLCGSGVAVIAGGGLLIGTTLEISEAEYGRLVLNLCFSFVIMVFAELRQFKKHIEPVRLAFAEPEPSLEMLRSAYLRTHRLPMLAVKRIFGPHLFGLSVPSSLAAVWMIHSGLLHLPYMYIGLGLIGAVLIASMHALIEFYLTEAAIPVLVRHFREEALTRHKVDFSLEEHSYVSIGPKFLISCTLIGTFPLFLFSVMTQVRLGSLSGASMRSYWAWAGLVVMLGILFSMIAALLLTRSVQRPIQQLYEAMNEVKDGRLLQLQNHYSDEFSRLVAGFNMMTKGLEVRERQNRQMLDSLFTTLAVALDARDSYTAGHSVRVAEYSVIIGKLSGMRGQELDNLHKSALLHDIGKLGVRDSVLFKEGKLTDEEFDQIKSHPVLGVNILGQIEPQEKIAPYLGGVRSHHERYDGKGYPDGLSGDAIPLFGRIIAVADAYDAMTSDRPYRKGIAHEQALAILEKGRGTQWDPEFAALFLSYFGKICGSRGEGYPEKTG; encoded by the coding sequence ATGAATATTTATAAATCCTTTTTAAAAAAGCAGATCCTCCATTATTTATGCGGTTCCGGGGTAGCCGTCATTGCGGGGGGCGGCCTGCTGATAGGCACCACGCTTGAGATCAGCGAAGCCGAGTATGGACGGCTGGTCCTTAATCTATGCTTTTCGTTTGTCATTATGGTGTTTGCCGAGTTGCGGCAGTTCAAAAAACATATTGAACCCGTCCGCCTCGCTTTCGCGGAGCCGGAGCCTTCGCTTGAGATGCTGAGGAGCGCCTATTTGCGGACACACCGGCTGCCGATGCTGGCGGTCAAGCGTATTTTCGGTCCTCATCTGTTCGGTCTGTCGGTGCCGTCGAGCCTTGCTGCGGTCTGGATGATTCATTCGGGACTGCTCCATCTTCCCTATATGTATATCGGTCTTGGGTTGATCGGAGCGGTATTGATTGCGAGCATGCATGCGCTGATTGAATTTTATCTGACCGAAGCGGCCATCCCCGTCCTGGTGCGGCACTTCCGGGAGGAGGCGCTGACAAGGCATAAGGTCGACTTCTCGCTGGAGGAGCACAGCTATGTGTCTATTGGCCCCAAGTTTCTGATCAGCTGTACGCTGATTGGAACCTTTCCGCTTTTTTTATTCAGCGTGATGACCCAGGTGCGGCTGGGCAGTCTCAGCGGTGCGTCGATGCGCAGCTATTGGGCGTGGGCGGGCCTTGTGGTTATGCTGGGCATTCTTTTCTCCATGATCGCCGCCCTTCTCCTCACGCGGAGCGTGCAGCGGCCCATCCAGCAGTTGTACGAGGCGATGAACGAAGTTAAAGACGGCCGTCTCCTGCAGCTGCAGAACCACTATTCGGATGAGTTCTCCCGGCTGGTGGCAGGATTCAACATGATGACTAAGGGCCTTGAGGTCCGGGAGCGCCAGAACCGGCAGATGCTGGACAGCTTGTTCACAACGCTCGCGGTGGCGCTTGACGCCAGAGATTCGTATACGGCCGGCCATTCGGTCCGCGTGGCGGAATATTCCGTCATTATCGGAAAACTCTCAGGGATGCGCGGCCAGGAGCTCGACAACCTTCACAAAAGCGCTCTTCTGCATGACATCGGGAAGCTCGGAGTACGGGACAGCGTGCTGTTCAAGGAAGGGAAGCTTACGGACGAGGAGTTCGACCAGATTAAGAGCCATCCCGTGCTCGGTGTGAATATTTTGGGCCAGATTGAGCCACAGGAGAAAATAGCGCCGTACCTCGGCGGTGTGCGTTCGCATCATGAACGTTATGACGGAAAAGGATATCCCGACGGGCTGAGCGGTGACGCCATCCCGCTGTTTGGCCGGATTATCGCGGTTGCCGACGCTTATGATGCGATGACGTCGGATCGCCCTTACCGCAAAGGCATAGCCCATGAGCAGGCGCTCGCCATATTGGAGAAAGGAAGAGGGACCCAGTGGGACCCGGAATTTGCGGCTTTGTTCTTGTCCTATTTCGGTAAAATATGCGGTTCCAGAGGCGAGGGTTATCCTGAAAAAACCGGATAA